The Kwoniella dejecticola CBS 10117 chromosome 6, complete sequence sequence GATTGGCTTTGTGAGACTGGGTGAGCAAAGTAGTAAATCGTTGTGATAGATCTGCAGCAATCTCGAGTCAACTCCTGCGATAATTCACAAAGAGAGCATGCTCCAagtagactcaccttcataccGCCTTTCAGAATCAgcgagcttcttgatctcttccccGGAAAGCTCAATGACAGGTTTCTCGACcccgatcccgatcccggTCTCACCGTCCGGTCCATCGTCTTTAGCGGCATCACCATTTCTGGTAATTTGAATCTCCACTTTCTCATTGTCTGCACCGATGACATCCATTCCTAGACCGACCACATCCTCCTTATTCTCCGTGTCGGGCGTCGCTACTTGTAGCCCCAATTTCGGTACTTCCTGATCCGCACTGGGTCCTAGCAATGGAGATGCGCCTAACGGATCCGCGAATCCGGTGGAAGGCGTCGTGAGGGTCTCAGCTGCGGAAAGTGTAGGTGAGGGTGGAAGAGGGTATGTTGCTGGATCTGAGGGGTcgggcggaggaagaggtattgtTGTGTCTGCAGAAGCATCCGAGGCTAAGGCTAATTTGGATCCTCTTCTACCGGCTGGTGACTTCGGTATTGGCGTTGCAGCTCGGGAAGAAGGGTCGGAGCCTAATGTGAAGGTCGAAGTGGGTAATAGCTTGGGATTGGGCGATGAAGATCTAGGCGTCGAGGGTCCtgctgaaggtgatgaaggtgtAGCTGTAGGAGTGTTGATATTTTTCAGCTCTTGCTGAGGAGTTGACGAAGGTCTGGGTAAGTCTTGAGATTGTCGGCCAAAATGAAAGCTCTTTCGTAGACCAGATAAGGCGTTCTCAGCTAGATGAGCGGTAGATCCAACGTAACTTCCCGCAGCGTTCGCAGCTGAAGCCCCGGTCGATTTGGTCGGCGATACATTCTCGGTCGATGTGGACAATGGCGACGAGGGAGCTATGGGTGACTTTGAGACTGAGGGAGATCCTGTTCTCCTCGGTGTATCTTTCGGCGATGATGGCGCTGGATTGGTATTTGCATTTGTATTTGCATTTGGGTTCGCGTTTACGCTGAGGGCTCTAGCTTGGAGGGAAGATCCGGTCGCTTCGAGCGTTTTGACAGCTGCGTTCAGCCTGTCTTGGAGTGAAGAGCCGAACATGCTGCGCACCCCAGCCGCTCAGTACTGACGTGTTGCGAACTTGTATGAACGAGGAGAAGCAGCAGGGCATGAATGTTGTTGAAGTGAATACACGAATACACGCAGCGTGTCATGGGCTGTTCCTATGTCATTCAAGTTTATGCTTGTTGGCGGGGAAAGCCGAGCGCCGGTGACCAGGTTAAACATCAACAACCATATAGGTATtgtctctctctctatcTACTTCGTGcatccctttccacctcACGACCGAGAACTCAAGCGCAACAAATTGGGGAGACGGAACGATGGGCTACTTCCAGAATGctatgatcaagatgggcaTGGCTCAGCCCGGTCCGAAAATAACAGCTCAAGATAGAGCTATTCTCGAGTAAGTGTTTTGGTTTCATAGACGGCTTCTTTCTGGCTGCCAAtgctcagctgatgagtTTATCCCTTCTAGCTTGAAATTGCAGCGCGATAAGATGAAGCAATATCAAAAGAGGGTAAGCCAACCCAACTTTGGATGCAAGAGACTAGACGGGCTGATGTCGAGTGCAGTTACAAGTAGTGCTTAATCGAGAGCAGGAAATAGCTAAAGAAGCGTTGAAGACTGGTAACAAGGTATGTTTATCATAACTCACAGGACAATATGACGGTTTGAACTTACTaatcatccttcgatctcaGTAGAGTCGAGCCTTGACTGCCCTGCGGCAGAAGAAATATCAAGAACAGCTTCTAGCAAAGACCGACGCTCAGCTAATGACTTTACAAGAACTAGTGAGTCACCCTTTTACCCCTTCtggatcagaatcagaatctGCAATGATAGTCGTGGCTGTGAGTGTAGCTGATGCATAATGACTTTGTGATCGCAGGTCAGCACCATCGAGTTCACCCAAATACAGAATACAGTCATGCACGGTCTAGAGATGGGTGCGGACGTGCTGAAACAATTACATGCGGAGATGTCCTTggagaaagtggagaagTTAATGGATCAAACGAGAGAAGGCGTCGAGTATCAACGGGTGAGCATTCCTCGCACTTGATCAATGGACTCACAAATACACCTTACATGGCAAATCGGCGGCAACGAGACTGACCATGCGGGCCTTTTGGGATTTATAGGAAATCGACGAAGCGTTGATGTCTCAGATGTCAcccgaagaggaggaagctgtCCAAGCGGAATTAGAACAACTTCAACGAGAAGCCCTGGTAAACTTTCccccttcaacatcatccatAACATCGGGATATGCTGATATATTGGATTATATAGCCAGCTATACCGTCTGTACCGGATCAACAGCCTGTCTCATTACCCGACGTCCCAGTGCAGGAGCCAACGACTGCGCAAACAGCTACGCAAGGTGAGCCGGAGTCATCAAGGGGATTGCAGATGGATACACCGACGCTGACTATCCTGGTGAATCTTCACAGAACGACGAAGCGAacgcaaagaagaaagagtcGCAATGGCTGCTTGATTTCGTGTCTACGAAACAAGCGAGATCTGACGGACAATCCGCCATCGCCAAGTGCGCTGATTGCGATCGTGCGACCAAAGCTGGCGATAGCGGCGAGGTGCAGTCAGACCTACATAGCCTGCACTATTCCTTCACTTATGAAGTGCCAGCTCCGATCTTTTTCCCTTATTGGTCTCGTTATGATTCGCTCGCTCTCCGTTTATTTTTGTCATGGAAAATCAGTAAACCGGCAGATGAGAGAATGTTGTACCGTATAGTTCTGGAGAGGTTGTATATCTTGCATATGATATGGTTTTATAATGATACATTATATGATCACTTGAATTTCGCGGTTTATCGACCGAAAGATCCAGTAGCTTGAGCTGCACTTCCCATAGCTGACATCCTCTCGCCGACCTTTTTGTTGACCTGTAACAGATCGTCATGTTGAAGTATCAGCTGCCATTCCTTGTCGTCCATACTGCCCATCGCAGATGATTGTATCCTCGTGCTTGCATCTAAATGCCGACTCCCGATCTCCGACCTTTACCATTCTCACTCGTccaccctcttcctctttgtccaACAGCGTTCTTATCATCCGACACTTGACAAAGTATGACCCTTGTGTGAGTGTAGAAataagactcacctcgaagaaTTTAGCGGTACATCGATCTATACAAACACTCTCCCCTTTCAACAAATCACCTTCGACGTATCGGTGATTATTGGGGTTTTGCGAGATACATTTGGTATGACATGAATTGACCAGGCGGTTGCTACATGGCGAcaatgagattgatgttCATTAGCATGACCGGTGAGCTCTGGATGCTATGCGCTGGATAGGCCGATGTGAAGTCGATATGCTATCAGGAAAAGCAAGCTCACAAGACATCGGTTATCATATCTGGAACGACACGATCAGCTACCGAATCCATTCCTCCTCGCACTTCCCGAAGATCAGTGATGGgcgactcaccaagctcCGCTACTGCCATTTCGATCTTAGCAGGATCGACTGACCCTTCCACCGATCGGTCTGTCCATGGAGAAAAACCTTCTCGTCAATATCACATCGGATGCAGAGAAatatgagaagaggaagaaacaaGATTTGACGGTACGCACTTCCACCACCAAATAAAAACGACATTCTGGAAAAAATTGGCTTTCCGATTTCTTGAAGAATTAGTACGAGCTGTAGGAGTCGATTCGGACAGAGTATGGGGTGGAAGAATAGCTATGTATGATACAATGTAACGCAGAATAGAGATGGACGAAAGATGAGTTCGGAAGAAAGTCATAGACGTCGACTTTTTGTATGGGCGGAATCAAATTAAGTGGAGGTGGTCTAAGCGTGGCACTTGACCTGGTAGTGGTAGTATAATTGAGATTCATACTGTACACTCATAAAAAGcttgatgatatggtatCGCTACAATTAATACGACAGCTTCACATGCTACAAAGTGATGATAGGTATCTCGTCTCCGAACAACCACTCTTGAAAATGAAAAGAACATTCATTGACTCAGTCGTCCTCCCGGATCACGCCCATCGCAACACAGACCCGCCACGCCGCCAAATTAGCCGCAGCCTgcttcgtcgtcctcgtaGCCTCCGCAGTCCTGCAATGTACCCTTATCAGCTACCATGTTGCACTGTCGAAAGAGACAACCCAGAAAAAAAATAGCTTCTGAGGTACATACCATTCCtgtccttcttcgtcgatcgCACAACATTCGACAGTCCAAAGCTGGACTTGTGGTCTACCGACGAATCCCGAGGATTCTGTATACTTCGGTAGATTCGGTTCGACGAATCGGTTGTGCAGTACGGATTTACCTCCTTGAGCTTTAatatcctcttctttccaATGCAGGGGGACCACGAAAGGCGCCTCGGTGCTTTTATTACTTTCTCTGTTAATTCGTTTATCCTCCACCTTCAGGTTTTCGAGAGCGAAATAAGCTATTGGGGTCAAAACTTTCTCCAGCCATTCGAACAGGTAGTCGTACGCTTCTGCTCGGGTTCTTTGGGGCCGAATTGTCTCGGAGGTCGGTGCGTTGCtcgatgatgccgaagacCCGACGACAGTGTCGTCCTCCTTATCATCATGGGGAGGGATCACATGATCGGAGGATGGTCCGAGATCGTCGCAGACATCAGCATTATCAACTTCAGTGATTCTTGTTGTTTGTGCAAAGAGGCGATTAAGGCTGATCGCAAGTTCGTCAGTCTCGCTGAGCTGAGGATTAATGTCCGtgtcggaggaagaaggggagttTTGTTCGGCATCGAAGtattcttcatcgctcgaagtctcatccacctcttctggTGAGGTagctgaagaggaatcatcgatatcacctccAACGAATTCCAcggacgatgacgagctgatctgagaAGCGGATGGATGGTTTGATGATGGTGTGGtatcatcaccatctttgTGATTCAGATAGGAGTAGTATACTCCAGCGATGTAAGCCTCGAAGACCGATGCAGCCACTTTCTCGTTTTTCTTGACGGCGTGTCGCGCGGGTGGAGCGCATCTGATACGGTCGGGCATACCATATTGCCTTGCGATCTGAGCCAAGGTAGAATTCGCCACAAGCTTGTCCCGCATAATCTAAGTACACTCGCAACATCAGCAACTCCCATATCGCAAAGTATACACTGGGATATGCATAACGACTTACTGCTGCGCTGCCTTGTCGGAAGTTTGGGAATAGCTCATGAGCCAAAGTGACAGCGACAGCTTCCAACAGTGCATCGCCCACATGTTCTGTTTCAAGTGCACACGTCAGCTGCCAGGGCAAAGCCCCATCTTCGtgcagctgacttacctaATTTTTCGTAATTGCAGACAGCCTGCCCGTCAGTGAGGAACATGGAGGTACTATAGCTTCGCGGGGTGTTGAAGAAGCCTGGGTGAGTGAACACCATTTCTTCTATCTTGGGATCAGTAATTGGTGGAAGGGGAGGTAAGTCCAGAGGGGGCAAAGgagggagaacgaagacTTGAAGACAGTGATCGTATTTTTGAACTGATCTTGGCATTGTCAATATGATATCTCTCAAGGTTATGTCAGTATAGAATGAGTTTAGTCAGTACGAGTTAGTCTATGTGATCCCAAGATGATTTCACTTCAAGATGTGGGAGTGTATATGGTGTTTGCGAGGATGtgtgaacaagaagaaggaggaaagaagcaggaatgataaagatgaaagaaggaaggatctGTGAATCTGCATGGACCTGGTTAGCGGGCATATGGAGGGATAAATCGGGTATGACCGGACTGATACTGGATACGACTGACGTGGCATTTGCTCACATGGTGGAAGTTGCCGCTTTCGGGTGGCGTAAGATTGTAATTATTCAACCGGTCCAAGTGGTCCTCAAGTTTTTGCTCACGCGATACGACCAACTACTGCTAACTTCATATATAACAACCTCGACTGCCTCAGACATCGTGACCAAGCATATTCGCTATCTTCCCCATGTTATAGATCCAGAGGGGGGCTAGAGGTGTTCCTGGGGTGGTCATAGAAATATTACAGACAGGCGGTATGCccctctcttcatcgtcattttcgttctcgtcatcatTGCACATGTCCAAAAATACCCCTCCTCCTTTGAAGAACcgatcgtcttcgtcaaaCAGCTCAAAATCCATCAACATGGCCATCCCAAGCAATCTTATGGTCTCTAATGACCCATCAAACTCAGCCGGTCCATCCCGATCCAGCTCTTTAGCCGGCCGCAAACGACCCCGAGAAAGCGAAGGAGACGGCAAGACCCGCACACCATCAAGGCGGACCAAATCTACCGGTGATGCAAGAACCACCAATCCgaaa is a genomic window containing:
- a CDS encoding mitochondrial import inner membrane translocase subunit TIM10; protein product: MSFLFGGGNRSVEGSVDPAKIEMAVAELDMITDVFNRLVNSCHTKCISQNPNNHRYVEGDLLKGESVCIDRCTAKFFEVNKKVGERMSAMGSAAQATGSFGR